One Pyrococcus furiosus DSM 3638 genomic window, TATGAAGAAATGAGTATAAAAACCTTCTTTTACTCATTTGTAAAGGGTAAAAAGTCTTTTAAATGCCACTAGGAAATCTTGAACCATGTATTGGATTGGCAAAGACAACGTTGCAGGTAAACCTGGGAGTGTTTTGTACATAATCCTCCCAACCATAGGATGCTATAGGTATCGAATAGGAAAGCCATGTTACATGTGCTCTTACCCCGCCCAATCTCCAAAAGAGACTACACAAGAGAAAATTCTCAACTATTTTAGGGAGGCAATTCAGAAGATAAAAGGGGAAGAAGGAAGATTTAGCGTGAGAATATTTACCTCTGGCTCCTTTTTTGACTCGGCCGAGGTAAGGAGAGAGACAAGGATTAAGATCTTTGAAGAGTTAGCAAAGCTCGAGAACGTTTATGAAATCGTTGTTGAAACTAGAAGTGAACTTGTTAAAGAGGAATGGGTTAGAGAATTAGCTAAGATAGTAGAGGGAAAGAGGTTTGAGGTTGCCCTAGGCCTTGAAACGGCCAATGACCATGTTGCGGATATATCCATAAACAAAGGAAACACATTTGAAGACTTCATTAAGGCCAGTGAGAAAATTAGAAATGCTGGAGCTTACGTAAAAACTTACCTCCTGTTTAAGCCGATATTTCTCTCAGAAGCTGAGGGAATTGAAGACGTAAAGGAGAGCATAGAAAAAGCCGAACCTTACACTGATACTTTCTCAATAAACCTAACTAACATTCAAAAGGGAACCGTTTACGAAATTATTTGGGAAAAGGGGGAGTATAGGCCCCCCTGGCTTTGGAGCGTGGTTGAGGTCTTGAAATGGGCGAAGAGAAAGTTTCCCGAAAAGAGGTTTTTATGTGACCCAGTAGGTGCCGGTTCCAAGAGAGGGCCACACAACTGTGGTGGAGCAAAAGACAGAAAAGTTGAGAAGGCCATAAGAGAATTCTCCATTACCCAGGACGTTAGAGTTCTTGAAAACCTCGAAAAGGAGTGTTATAAAGAGTGGAGGTATATAGTGGAGAACAATATCCTTGACTGGCAACTCTCTATAGCGAGAGTTTCTCAGTACTCAGAGTGGTGAAGAGAGGATCTTCACCAACTTCCTCTTTTAGCTCTTCAAACTTCTCTCTCAACCTAGGAAGCCTAGATTTACCCCTCATCAGCATTTGATTTCCTATTTCAATGACAAATTCTAAGTATTCGTCCGTCACAAAGACTTTTCCATCCTTTCCCAGGGGGACAGTTAAGTATTCAGTGCCGTTAATTTCCACAAGATATCTTCTTGATATTACCTTGTATGTGGTGTACTTAAATCCAGATGAAAGTCCAATTTCATGTATTTTTCTTGCGAGTTCTAAGCTTTCTGTGACCACGTGAAAAATTGGAGGTTGGCTTTTCAGAAATATTAACCCCTTTTGAGCATTTTTTAGGGCCTTCTTTGCCTCTTCAAATTTAATTGGCCTATGAACCTTTATCAACCATCTCGAGAGGGGCTTAGCTCCAAGTGAAGGCTCCTCGATTATTCCTATCCTCCCAGAACAAGAGGAGGTTGTATAAACTCCTTTTATTGAATTTATAAGCAGAAGTAATTCTACTATGTCCTCATCAACTTTATTTTCTTTTATTGCTTGAAATAAACTCAGTAATGCCTCTCTTTTTGCTTTCATGAGTTTTCCACCCTTCTTTTCCAGAATCGATACTGTCAGGATAACTGGGGCATCACCTCTTGAAGCCACTCAGTCACATCACCAGGCGGACAACCAAACCGAGAATGAAACCTAACAAAATTATACCAGAACGCAAACAGAAAAACAAACCTGTGAACCCTCCTCCAGTCTCTAGCCCTGAAATTATTCCAGAAACGCTTTGTTCTTTCTTTTAAAGTCCTGAACCAGCGTTCAATACAGTTCCTCGGCCCGAAGGTTACGTGAACAAAATCCAGTCCAAGGGATTTAAAAGCAGACTTGTACCACTTCCCACCATCAACCAGAAAAACAGGCTGTCCTTTGCAGGATTTCAAAACAACCAGAATGAAGTCTCTAGCAATCCACCAGTTTCTGGTTGTTGTAATCCAGACTGCGAGAACTTCCCTGCTCTCAACGTCAAGTGCAGCCCAGAGAAATCTCTTCTCCCCGTTGATTTTTACGACAGTCTCATCAACTGCGATAAAATTCCTCTGTTTTCTTACTGCGAGGAGTGTTGGCTGGTAAACTGCTTCTGCTAGTTTTTGAACTGCCTCCCAGACTGTTGTGTGGCTGATTTTGAGGATTTTTCCGACTTGTCTGTAGCTGAGGCCTCGCAGGTATAGTTCTACTGCTCTGATTTTCTTTTCTGGTGGGATTTTGTTGCGGCGAAAAGGTTTTAAGACTGAAATCAGTGAGTATAGAATGCTCTCAGCCTTCATTTCTCTCCCTTCTTTTTCTGAAAAATTATCAGAAACTTAAACCTAACGCCCTACCGCTTATCCTAACAGTATCCCAGAATCTGACGAAAACTTTATAAATCTATTCCAAAATTTTCGATGGGAGTGGCCGGGGTGGTGTAGCCTGGTTAGCACAGGGGACTGTGGATCCCCTGGCCCGGGTTCAAATCCCGGCCCCGGCCCCAGAAACAGATTCTTCATAAAAATCTCCAAGACGGAATCCTAATTCACAAAGTAATAATGGATTCTGAATCTTATGATCTTTAACCGGTAATAGTAATTTGAGCGAAGTTATGCCAGAAGAAAGCATCGGCAAGGACCGGCCAAATTATACTCCTTTTTGAGAGATAGGAGAATTCGCATGAGTCACCTTCGACAGCTTGCACGTTATTTTTTAACCGCGGAGTCCTTTGGAAATCCTCACAAATGCTCCCTCAGTAGATGATAAACTCATTTGAAGCGGGAAGAACATATAATTCTCACCGTTGAGTTAAACGCACAAGATCCTTCACAGGTGGCAGAGAGATTAAAGTAACTGTCAAAAGAGAGAATCAGAAATTACAATAAATTTCTGATAGAAATATTGAAAAACACTCTCTCAAAACCTCTAGTGGGCATCAAGCCATTTATCCAACGGAAAGATAAATAAAAAGTCCAGAACGTTGTACGTTACTATCTAGAAAGTAGATACACCATCTTCTGCCATTGAACCAGCATGAGGAATGCTACATTATTAATCCTGTCATTAAGCAAGAGCTGAGGCATGCAAAATAGGCCCGACGTTCTCTATGAACGACATTAAGAAGGTAACACAAACTATAATTACTCTAAAGTTCAATTTTTCAGCTGTGGTGTCCAGGATGGAAGAACCTAGAATAACGGTCTTCGCATATTCAGAAGATAAATTTGAAGAAAAACGGATTAAAGCAATAAAAGATGCCCTAAATTACAAAGACTACAAGGTAGTTTGGGTAAACATCGAAAGCATTGCATACCTCAAAGACCTAAAAGAAATTTTTAAGCTTCACGATGTTGTAATTAAGTTGATTCTCCGAGCAAAGACTCGATCCAGAATCTTGATTCTAAACGACTATATCTTTGTTCTACTTTACCAAGTGTATAAGATAAAGGGTGGCTTAAAAAGGGAAAAGACTGCTATCTTTCTGAAGGACAACTTCATAATAACTGTTCAAGAGCAACCTGGAGATGTTTTTAACTCAATTAGAGAGAGCATAAGACATGGTGAATTAGCTTATAGAAGAAAGGGAGCAGATCATTTATTCTTTGCACTTCTCGATGCAATAATTGAGAATTACATTTCAATTTTAGAGGATGTCAGTAAACAGATGGAGGAGATAGAGACCAAGGTTCTAAAAGGTGAAGGAAAAGAAGTACTTCAGAAGATCCACGGAATTAGGAGGAGAATATTATTCCTAAGAAGAACTATATTTCCCCTGCTGGAGATATTTAGACGGTTAAGGCTAGAAGGAAAGGAATTCTTTAGTGAAGAGACGCAGAATTATCTCGGAGAGCTTTATGAGCATGTTATGGAAATACTTGACATCATTGAAAACAACAGAGAAATGGCCAATGGCCTAATTGACATTTATTATTCAACACTTTCAATAAGAACGAACGAAATCATGAGAATCCTCACCGTTGTCTCCACGATCTTCATACCTCTAACTTTCGTAACTGGAATATATGGAATGAACTTCAACCCACAGGCTTCCCCATATAATATGCCAGAACTTAACTGGTACTACGGCTATCCCGCAGTGCTTTTAGCAATGCTGACCATAGGTATCGGAATGGTGTACTACTTTAAGAGGAAAGGGTGGCTATAAGGAAAATTTACCACTTTGGAGAGGTGAGAGTCTATGTTATCAGATCCACGTGAAATTCTTCAATATCTCCTCACATATGTAGGTGAAGTTTTCGAGAAGGAAAATGAGATCAATAAGGAGGAAGTAATAGGATGGAGAGGATCTGTTTCCAGCATAATATACTATAAACCAGGATATGAGATTGATGAGTTAGATAAAATTAGGAGGTTAATCTTCAGAGAAGATTTCATGAGTTATAGAACTTACATTCCCGATGAAATTCGGGGCATAATAAGCTATATAGACGGAATCTGCCAAAAGCTAGAAAGCCTAAATGGGAAATACGAAAAATTATGTGCAGAGATCAGAAAATTTCTTATCTCAGGAGACATAAGATGGCTTATCAAGAAAAGTGAGGAAATATCAAATCAAGTTGATCTTGATACCAAATCCCTGGAAAAATTAGTTGGTTTTCTCGAAGGATTGATCTTTCTTTTAAAGCTTTTTATGAAAGTCAATAAGTACTATCAAGAGTTCTTCACAAGCGAAGAAGACAAAATTAAGCTTCATGATAATGTTGAAGCTATTTACCTAAAAGATGAAGACGGAGAAATTCTCTGGCTATTTAAACCCCAAGGAAATTATGTTAGAGGGCTAGAAATTTCAGTTAACTTTGACACTTATGATTACGTGCGACTATGGGAGGGAGTCAACGAGTACGCTATTGTAAAAGCTTCACTGACGGGAAAAAGTGAGGGGATAAAAGAATTAGATAAGATTGAAGTTCCCACTTTACTTCTATTTTAGTCTTTTCTACGCGGTCGCCGCTGAAATTATAGCTAGGATCAGGAAAGAGGGCTTCGAGCTTATAGTCATGGCGGAGAAGGGTCGGAAAGACGAGGCTCGTCCTTGAGGAATTTGAAGAGAAAGGCTGAGCTCGTAGACTCAAGGATTGAGAGAAGTATTATGGACTGATCGCTAAAAACGTCGAGAAGAAGGATGAACTCAGAGAAGAGAGCTGGCTTACCTAGGATTTAAGGGACTTTCCCCACTACCGTTAACCGC contains:
- a CDS encoding tRNA(Phe) 7-((3-amino-3-carboxypropyl)-4-demethylwyosine(37)-N(4))-methyltransferase Taw3; this encodes MKAKREALLSLFQAIKENKVDEDIVELLLLINSIKGVYTTSSCSGRIGIIEEPSLGAKPLSRWLIKVHRPIKFEEAKKALKNAQKGLIFLKSQPPIFHVVTESLELARKIHEIGLSSGFKYTTYKVISRRYLVEINGTEYLTVPLGKDGKVFVTDEYLEFVIEIGNQMLMRGKSRLPRLREKFEELKEEVGEDPLFTTLSTEKLSL
- a CDS encoding archaeosine biosynthesis radical SAM protein RaSEA, coding for MYWIGKDNVAGKPGSVLYIILPTIGCYRYRIGKPCYMCSYPAQSPKETTQEKILNYFREAIQKIKGEEGRFSVRIFTSGSFFDSAEVRRETRIKIFEELAKLENVYEIVVETRSELVKEEWVRELAKIVEGKRFEVALGLETANDHVADISINKGNTFEDFIKASEKIRNAGAYVKTYLLFKPIFLSEAEGIEDVKESIEKAEPYTDTFSINLTNIQKGTVYEIIWEKGEYRPPWLWSVVEVLKWAKRKFPEKRFLCDPVGAGSKRGPHNCGGAKDRKVEKAIREFSITQDVRVLENLEKECYKEWRYIVENNILDWQLSIARVSQYSEW
- a CDS encoding IS6-like element ISPfu2 family transposase, with the translated sequence MKAESILYSLISVLKPFRRNKIPPEKKIRAVELYLRGLSYRQVGKILKISHTTVWEAVQKLAEAVYQPTLLAVRKQRNFIAVDETVVKINGEKRFLWAALDVESREVLAVWITTTRNWWIARDFILVVLKSCKGQPVFLVDGGKWYKSAFKSLGLDFVHVTFGPRNCIERWFRTLKERTKRFWNNFRARDWRRVHRFVFLFAFWYNFVRFHSRFGCPPGDVTEWLQEVMPQLS
- the corA gene encoding magnesium/cobalt transporter CorA; its protein translation is MEEPRITVFAYSEDKFEEKRIKAIKDALNYKDYKVVWVNIESIAYLKDLKEIFKLHDVVIKLILRAKTRSRILILNDYIFVLLYQVYKIKGGLKREKTAIFLKDNFIITVQEQPGDVFNSIRESIRHGELAYRRKGADHLFFALLDAIIENYISILEDVSKQMEEIETKVLKGEGKEVLQKIHGIRRRILFLRRTIFPLLEIFRRLRLEGKEFFSEETQNYLGELYEHVMEILDIIENNREMANGLIDIYYSTLSIRTNEIMRILTVVSTIFIPLTFVTGIYGMNFNPQASPYNMPELNWYYGYPAVLLAMLTIGIGMVYYFKRKGWL